CGAGTACCTGCGCAGCCTGAGCACCGAGGAGTTTACCGCCAAGGATTTCAGGACCTGGGGCGGCACCGTTTTGATGGTGGAGTGCCTGGAGCAGATCCTGGACGAAAACCCTGATATTGAGAAAGAAAAATCTGTAAAAGAGGCGGCCAAAATGGTGGCCCAGGAACTAGGCAACACGCCCACTGTCTGCAGCAAATACTACATTCACCCAGAGGTGGTGAACCTGTTCAAGCAAGACAAACTGATAGATTACCTCCGCAAGCACGACGCCAAAAAACGCAAAGAGAATCCATTCCTCTCCAGAACCGAGGAGTTTGTGATAAAAATGCTCAAGGCCATTAAATAAGGGGATTGGGTACAGAAAAGGAAACGTTTATCTTAGGGACTCTTATCTTCTTCAGGAATGATTCAGTTAAAAACCCCGCGGCTCTTTATCCAACCTCTTACCAAAACACAGCAGGAACTGTATCTGGCCAACAACGGCTCCCTGGAAAAAGAACTAGGCCTGAATTATACACCCAAAAAAATAAATGAAGACCTGGAAGATTCTTTAAAGAACTTCTTTCTGCCGCTCATCACCAAGCACCCGCAACACCACCTGTTTTATACCCTCTGGGCGATGGTACTGAAGGAGGAGCAAACCCTGGTGGGCGATCTGTGTTTCAAAGGTCCGCCTGACGATGACGGCAAGGTAGAGATTGGATACGGCACCTATGACGGGTTTCAAAAACAGGGACTGATGACCGAGGCGGTAGCCGGCCTGGTGCACTGGTGCCAACAGCAATCCCGTATCAAAACCCTCACCGCCGAAACGGAAGCCAGCAACGAAGCCTCTGAAAAAGTCCTGATCAGAAACCACTTCACCCTGGACTGCCAAACCCGCGACAACTCTTGGTGGATAAGGAAAGTGAGTGAGTGAGTGAGTGAGTGAGTGAGTGAGTGAGTTGCGTTTTGGAGCCGTTTTCAGGAAAACAGGCCTAAAACAATAAGTGCTGAATCACTAATTCTATAGCCCTTCTCGGTCAAAGGCATGTACTTTTACGCTGCGTTTTTTCCTGAGGCGGGTCTCCTTGCTTTTCTCTACTTCAATGCCCTGTTTGGTGTCATAAACACGGGTTTTTCTGGCCCAGCCCTGCACAGAGGAGTTGTCTTTCACGTCATCCTCGCCCATTCCGCCATAAACGTTTACTTTGATGCCTTTCTGGCCTTTGCCTGAGATCAGGAACTCATCCTCGTCTGCCAGACCGTACAAAGAAACAGACTTGGTTTCTGCTTTCTTGAATAGCCTATCATACACCAGCAATGGTTTCTCCTTGTCTTTGGTGGCAACCTGCAGCACCATCACGCGGGTGTCGCCGTTGGGCTGCCGTTCCACTACAAACTTTTCCTTTTCATCTGTACCGGCTACCAGTACATTCTTGGCCAGGATCAGATACATCTCCTGGGCAATGGCCGGCAATTGGTTTCTTCTGGCTGCAAGCTTGGTTTTTATTTCTTCACCGGTCAATTGATATGCCGGTACCGGCAGTTGTGCCACAGAGGCTGTGAGCAGGCTATCAGTGAGCTGGTGCTGCAATTGCCGGGCCAGTTGTTGCCACTGTTCCTGGGTTACTTCATTCAGGCAG
This Rufibacter radiotolerans DNA region includes the following protein-coding sequences:
- a CDS encoding GNAT family N-acetyltransferase, translated to MIQLKTPRLFIQPLTKTQQELYLANNGSLEKELGLNYTPKKINEDLEDSLKNFFLPLITKHPQHHLFYTLWAMVLKEEQTLVGDLCFKGPPDDDGKVEIGYGTYDGFQKQGLMTEAVAGLVHWCQQQSRIKTLTAETEASNEASEKVLIRNHFTLDCQTRDNSWWIRKVSE